From Bacteroidota bacterium, the proteins below share one genomic window:
- a CDS encoding phosphatase PAP2 family protein, with protein MNSYSSIWKTFFSDRKNIYLFPLTVIFLVFTMSSFARFLVFNEARTYSVKINDPLFNFFNAIDLNIIAFPVIYVALITFIIYNSFRPRTLMFAFNCYALMVWIRMFAMYITPLDVSAGAIDLRDPIVFFLGTGGMVQKDLFFSGHTASLTLLAIIVFNAKKISGQDYNLKADTFMKFFFFFCLIIVGSSVVLQKAHYTIDVFAALFFAWGAYSVVKKVYRIS; from the coding sequence ATGAATAGTTACTCATCCATCTGGAAAACGTTTTTTTCTGACAGGAAGAATATTTATCTTTTCCCGCTCACAGTAATATTTTTAGTTTTTACAATGAGCAGCTTTGCAAGATTTCTTGTATTCAACGAAGCAAGGACTTACTCGGTAAAAATCAATGACCCGCTTTTCAATTTCTTCAATGCGATAGATCTAAACATCATTGCATTTCCTGTAATTTACGTCGCCCTCATCACATTTATAATTTATAATTCATTCAGGCCGAGAACATTAATGTTTGCATTTAACTGCTATGCTCTTATGGTATGGATAAGAATGTTTGCAATGTATATAACTCCGCTTGATGTATCTGCCGGAGCAATTGACTTAAGAGACCCTATAGTATTTTTTCTAGGGACAGGAGGTATGGTTCAGAAGGATTTGTTTTTCTCCGGTCACACTGCATCACTGACTCTTCTTGCAATAATAGTTTTTAATGCGAAAAAAATATCGGGGCAAGACTATAATCTGAAGGCAGATACATTTATGAAGTTCTTTTTTTTCTTTTGCTTAATAATTGTCGGTTCAAGTGTTGTTTTGCAAAAAGCGCATTATACCATTGATGTTTTTGCTGCCTTATTTTTTGCATGGGGAGCGTATTCAGTTGTTAAAAAAGTGTACAGGATAAGTTAA
- a CDS encoding TonB-dependent receptor, whose product MDNLINILRKFSGRALYALPVFFLFLNIAFSQSEYENYETGIKGIVLDNETNEVVNSVQIILQDEGGKKVFETTTDLKGIFTINSLRQGIYKLLAKRIGYKPAEKDIVLTEKASLDVKIELSPDVINTEKINVTATKTEQTLQQTPSSISIVTSDDIKYKNILTFDNVLQGVEGVAVTRTSGINVNSLSIRGSSDVAGGGIGNRVLLLLDGRPSLTGDSKGALWALIPVSIIERTEVVKGAFSSLYGSSAIGGVVNVITKKPTYTSYTGINLNYGFYNKLNDSLKFSNSLQTFKGVDAINSNTLGKFSYLLNFNYKKNDGHAEQTDYEFYGGMGKFMYDLFANRDLEFTVQYTKSNSAYPHYWRKDAGSGSEPYKTAPMYLGDRIRKETSSYDLYYRAVPNANSKYTSRFYYYSLASESFYNPNNPVSAQFGSTVDGLNTYINSYNFGNISQVDFQLGRKNYFITGFDAQWNIVRSNPEAILYGDQQQNNFGVYAQDQFKIITNNVGDEVLTSTIGGRIDRNLFVGGTATTQFSPKFSLVFTPEVSGNLLNNVSYRLLVGRAFRSPSIAELFFKKELFGGFDFVYNPNLKPEEMVSYEIGFMKQYKNRFTIDFSAFINEYDNLIQYVNIGGGIYGPFQVQNIANSQIKGVEFMIDYKSGFRFMQHDLGYHFSVNYTYMDARDLSPNRSDDFLPYKPNHLINFTTDLNYRDFYFNVTGKYVSKIDEDLFYKYEEPKAYLVVDSKISKRFSNKFTVFFAVSNLFDVQYQELERTQAPNRNFNSGVSIEF is encoded by the coding sequence ATGGATAATCTTATAAATATTTTAAGAAAATTTTCAGGCAGAGCATTATATGCTTTGCCTGTTTTTTTTCTTTTCCTGAATATCGCTTTCTCACAAAGCGAATATGAAAATTATGAAACAGGTATAAAAGGTATTGTTCTCGATAATGAAACAAATGAAGTTGTAAATTCCGTTCAAATTATATTACAGGATGAAGGCGGAAAAAAAGTATTCGAGACAACTACTGATTTAAAAGGAATTTTTACTATTAACAGTCTCAGACAAGGTATTTATAAATTATTAGCAAAGCGGATTGGTTATAAACCAGCTGAGAAGGATATAGTACTTACTGAAAAAGCTTCTTTAGATGTAAAGATTGAACTCTCACCCGATGTAATCAACACAGAAAAAATAAATGTCACTGCTACTAAAACTGAACAGACTCTGCAGCAGACTCCTTCATCTATTTCTATAGTAACTTCTGATGATATTAAATATAAAAATATTTTAACATTCGATAACGTATTGCAGGGAGTTGAAGGTGTTGCAGTTACACGCACAAGCGGAATAAATGTAAACTCACTTTCAATCCGCGGTTCATCTGATGTTGCCGGCGGGGGTATAGGGAACAGAGTTCTTCTTCTTTTAGATGGAAGACCATCTTTAACCGGTGATTCTAAAGGAGCATTATGGGCACTCATCCCGGTATCAATTATTGAAAGAACTGAAGTTGTAAAGGGAGCTTTCTCTTCGCTTTACGGTTCATCTGCAATCGGCGGAGTTGTAAATGTAATAACAAAAAAGCCTACTTATACTTCTTACACAGGAATAAATCTAAATTACGGATTCTATAATAAGCTTAACGACAGCTTAAAGTTTTCAAATTCACTGCAGACATTCAAAGGTGTTGATGCAATCAATAGCAACACACTTGGAAAATTTTCATATCTATTAAATTTTAACTATAAAAAGAACGACGGACATGCTGAACAAACTGACTATGAATTTTACGGCGGTATGGGAAAGTTTATGTATGATTTATTTGCAAACAGAGATTTAGAGTTCACCGTTCAATATACAAAATCAAATTCTGCATATCCCCATTACTGGAGAAAAGATGCAGGAAGCGGTTCTGAGCCATATAAAACAGCACCGATGTATTTGGGCGACAGGATAAGAAAAGAAACATCAAGCTACGATTTATATTACAGAGCTGTTCCGAATGCAAATTCAAAATATACTTCAAGATTTTATTATTACAGCTTAGCTAGTGAATCATTCTATAATCCGAATAATCCGGTATCAGCTCAATTTGGTTCAACAGTTGACGGGTTAAATACATATATTAATTCATACAACTTCGGAAATATTTCACAGGTAGATTTTCAGCTGGGAAGAAAAAATTATTTCATTACAGGCTTTGATGCTCAATGGAATATAGTACGTTCAAATCCCGAAGCAATTCTTTATGGCGACCAGCAGCAGAATAATTTTGGCGTATATGCGCAGGATCAGTTTAAAATTATTACAAATAATGTTGGAGATGAAGTTTTAACTTCAACTATCGGTGGAAGAATTGATAGAAATCTATTTGTCGGCGGAACTGCAACTACTCAGTTCAGTCCTAAATTTTCACTGGTGTTCACACCTGAAGTCAGCGGGAATTTATTAAATAATGTATCATACAGATTACTGGTTGGAAGAGCTTTCCGTTCACCTTCAATAGCTGAATTATTTTTCAAGAAAGAATTATTCGGCGGTTTTGATTTTGTTTACAATCCAAACCTGAAGCCTGAAGAAATGGTAAGTTATGAAATCGGATTTATGAAACAATATAAGAACAGATTCACGATTGATTTTTCTGCATTCATAAATGAATACGATAATCTTATTCAATACGTAAATATCGGAGGCGGAATATACGGACCGTTCCAGGTTCAGAATATTGCAAACTCACAGATAAAAGGTGTGGAATTTATGATTGATTACAAATCAGGATTCCGATTTATGCAGCATGATTTAGGCTATCACTTCAGCGTAAATTATACTTATATGGATGCTAGAGATTTATCTCCTAACCGCTCAGATGATTTTTTACCATACAAACCAAACCATCTTATAAATTTTACAACTGATTTAAACTACAGAGATTTTTATTTTAATGTTACCGGAAAATATGTAAGCAAAATTGACGAGGACTTATTTTATAAATACGAAGAACCGAAAGCTTATCTTGTAGTTGATAGCAAAATTTCAAAAAGATTTTCAAATAAGTTCACAGTATTTTTTGCAGTAAGTAATTTATTTGATGTTCAGTATCAGGAGCTTGAAAGAACACAAGCCCCTAACAGAAACTTTAACTCAGGTGTAAGTATAGAATTCTGA
- a CDS encoding thermonuclease family protein has protein sequence MQVRVKKILSGDRFLTDNGLEVKLIGINTPPKDDSLKIDELSQSTGINSDTIKLLGALCAEFTENYLKNEKVFLVKDINNEDTDSTGKISRYVFLDDGTMFNKTILLYGYAFVNPDERNSFREWKDFSSIMLYIRSYFLGLWINPNFRKLQPKL, from the coding sequence TTGCAGGTAAGAGTAAAAAAAATTCTAAGCGGGGATCGGTTCCTTACAGATAACGGGTTAGAAGTAAAGCTTATTGGAATTAACACACCTCCAAAAGATGATTCCCTAAAAATAGACGAGCTCTCACAAAGTACAGGAATTAATTCCGATACTATAAAACTGCTCGGCGCTCTTTGCGCAGAATTCACTGAGAACTATCTTAAGAACGAGAAAGTATTTCTTGTTAAAGATATTAACAATGAAGATACTGATTCAACAGGCAAAATTTCCCGTTATGTTTTCCTTGATGACGGGACAATGTTCAATAAAACAATTTTATTATACGGATACGCATTTGTAAATCCGGACGAGAGAAATTCTTTCAGGGAGTGGAAGGATTTTTCGAGTATAATGCTTTATATACGAAGTTACTTTCTGGGATTGTGGATAAATCCAAACTTCAGAAAACTCCAGCCGAAATTATAA